One window of the Thermasporomyces composti genome contains the following:
- a CDS encoding AAA family ATPase: MTTPDPSETAGTPEGHEVDLPHRPADRPDTGSPGSAEHAGGPDAAQAGGRGVGDRLDGHRAATPPSRGAWTGAETTRAPAPGSGVAEEGRLIGEALAEVKRVIVGQEHMVERLMVALLARGHCLLEGVPGVAKTLAVRTFAQVVGGDFARLQFTPDLVPSDIVGTRIYRPSKESFDVELGPVFVNFVLADEVNRAPAKVQSAMLELMAERQVSVGGRTYPLPKPFIVIATQNPLESEGVYPLPEAQRDRFLIKVDVRLPDAEEEFQILERMSVDPPAPRQVLDPEGILRLQEAADRVFVHRLVADYIVRLVLATRRPAEYHVPELAPVIEVGASPRATLGLVASARALALMRGRDYVLPEDVRDVALDVIPHRLVLSFDALADGVQATSVVERILAVVPPPRPVWRQQPGEVGPEFR; this comes from the coding sequence ATGACGACGCCGGACCCGAGCGAGACGGCCGGGACACCCGAAGGCCACGAGGTGGACCTGCCACACCGGCCGGCGGACCGACCGGACACGGGTTCTCCGGGCAGTGCCGAGCACGCCGGTGGGCCCGACGCCGCGCAAGCCGGCGGCCGTGGCGTGGGCGACAGACTCGACGGGCACCGTGCTGCGACACCGCCGTCCCGTGGCGCCTGGACGGGTGCGGAGACGACACGGGCTCCCGCTCCAGGCTCGGGGGTCGCAGAAGAGGGCCGGCTCATCGGTGAGGCGCTCGCGGAAGTCAAGCGCGTCATCGTCGGCCAGGAGCACATGGTCGAGCGGCTCATGGTCGCGCTCCTCGCACGAGGCCACTGCCTCCTCGAGGGCGTGCCGGGGGTCGCCAAGACTCTCGCCGTCCGGACCTTCGCCCAGGTCGTCGGTGGCGACTTCGCTCGCCTGCAGTTCACGCCTGACCTGGTGCCGTCCGACATCGTGGGGACGAGGATCTACCGTCCGAGCAAGGAGTCCTTCGATGTCGAGCTGGGTCCCGTCTTCGTCAACTTCGTCCTCGCCGACGAAGTGAACCGTGCGCCGGCCAAGGTGCAGTCAGCGATGCTGGAGCTCATGGCCGAGCGCCAGGTCTCGGTAGGCGGGCGCACGTACCCCCTCCCGAAACCCTTCATCGTCATCGCCACCCAGAACCCCTTGGAGTCGGAGGGCGTCTACCCGCTGCCGGAAGCCCAGCGGGACCGGTTCCTCATCAAGGTCGACGTGCGGCTGCCCGACGCCGAGGAGGAGTTCCAGATCCTCGAGCGCATGAGCGTCGACCCGCCGGCGCCGCGACAGGTCCTCGACCCGGAGGGGATCCTGCGGCTGCAGGAAGCCGCCGATCGGGTCTTCGTCCACCGCCTGGTGGCCGACTACATCGTCCGTCTCGTCCTCGCCACGCGGCGGCCCGCCGAGTACCACGTTCCCGAGCTGGCGCCCGTCATCGAGGTCGGCGCCAGCCCTCGCGCGACCCTTGGCCTGGTCGCGTCCGCACGGGCGCTCGCCCTCATGCGTGGCCGCGACTACGTGCTCCCGGAGGATGTCCGGGACGTCGCGCTCGACGTCATCCCACACCGGCTGGTGTTGAGCTTCGACGCGTTGGCCGACGGGGTCCAGGCGACCTCCGTGGTCGAGCGGATCCTCGCCGTCGTCCCGCCGCCCCGGCCCGTGTGGCGCCAGCAGCCCGGCGAGGTTGGTCCGGAGTTCCGATGA
- a CDS encoding VWA domain-containing protein, with product MTFLAPGRLWLLLLVPLLVGLYLLLQWRRRTYTMRFTTMALLSSVAPRRPGWRRHVAAALMILTVALLVVAFARPQTEVRVPRERATIVVTIDVSISMRADDVPPSRLRAAQDAAKSFVEGLPEKFNVALVSFAGTANILVPPTTDRSAVLRAIDGLELAESTATGEAIFTSLDALKQVPADPENPDEPIPARVVLLSDGTRNIGRSVEEGIRAARDAGVPVYTIAFGTPFGVVEIEGQQTPVPVDEETMRQIAEGTGGQTYTATSGEELEQVYADIGSSVGYTTEEQEVTARWVGFAVLAALATAVASVFLLGRLP from the coding sequence ATGACGTTCCTCGCCCCGGGACGCCTGTGGCTGTTGCTGCTCGTGCCGCTGCTCGTGGGTCTGTACCTGCTGCTGCAGTGGCGGCGGCGGACCTACACGATGCGGTTCACCACCATGGCGCTGCTCTCGAGCGTCGCGCCGCGCCGACCCGGATGGCGACGGCACGTCGCCGCCGCGCTCATGATCCTCACGGTGGCGCTCCTGGTGGTGGCGTTCGCGCGACCGCAGACCGAGGTTCGCGTTCCCCGGGAGCGCGCCACGATCGTCGTCACCATCGACGTGTCGATCTCCATGCGCGCCGACGACGTCCCGCCGAGCCGGCTGAGAGCAGCGCAGGACGCGGCGAAATCCTTCGTGGAGGGCCTGCCCGAGAAGTTCAATGTCGCGCTGGTGTCGTTCGCCGGCACGGCGAACATCCTCGTGCCCCCGACCACGGACCGCTCGGCGGTTCTCCGAGCCATCGACGGGCTGGAGCTGGCCGAGTCGACGGCGACCGGGGAGGCGATCTTCACCTCGTTGGACGCCTTGAAACAGGTGCCGGCCGATCCGGAGAACCCCGACGAGCCCATCCCCGCTCGGGTGGTCTTGCTCTCCGACGGCACCCGGAACATAGGCCGGAGCGTCGAGGAGGGCATCCGCGCGGCCCGCGACGCCGGTGTCCCGGTCTACACGATCGCCTTCGGAACGCCGTTCGGCGTGGTGGAGATCGAAGGCCAGCAGACGCCGGTCCCCGTCGACGAGGAGACGATGCGACAGATCGCTGAGGGCACGGGCGGCCAGACGTACACGGCGACGTCGGGGGAGGAGCTGGAACAGGTGTACGCGGACATCGGCTCCTCCGTTGGCTACACGACCGAGGAGCAGGAGGTCACCGCCCGGTGGGTAGGGTTCGCCGTCCTGGCCGCGCTCGCGACCGCCGTCGCGTCGGTGTTCCTGCTCGGTCGGCTGCCCTAG
- a CDS encoding MFS transporter translates to MSVSETQPTSKPDASDSLWSPAYAALSVGIVSLISLVAFEAMAVGTAMPRAVADLDGLAFYAWGFSGFMTASMFGTVLAGEACDRFGPLAPFLAGIALFTGGLVVAGVAPTMPVFIAGRVIQGLGGAAAIVTAYVIVGRAYDPRLRPRAFAVMSAAWVLPSILGPAIAGVLTETWTWRLVFLGLVPFAIAPLLLVLPRLRALPAVEPAEGRSGRKLRAAATAVGVGLLQYAGQEVGEEPGQRLLTLAAVGALLMAVSLPGLLPAGTLRFARGLPTVVGLRGIFAGAFFGAQAFLPLMLVEQVGMSVTTAGLALTVGSLGWSTGSWWQGRPATRTPRHRLIVAGATFVAVGLVIVLVSAQPGLPASLAAWLPSAGWVFAGLGMGLGLSSLSVLLLEYSPPQDQGANVAAGQVSDSLGNVLLVATGGVIFASLHEAVEGWDVYRVIYAVMLAVACAGIVLARRVRPSTAG, encoded by the coding sequence GTGTCTGTCTCCGAAACTCAGCCCACCAGCAAGCCGGACGCGTCGGACAGTCTCTGGAGTCCGGCGTACGCCGCCCTCAGCGTCGGCATCGTCTCCCTGATCTCCCTCGTCGCCTTCGAGGCGATGGCGGTCGGGACGGCGATGCCCCGGGCTGTGGCGGACCTGGACGGGCTCGCCTTCTACGCGTGGGGCTTCTCCGGCTTCATGACGGCGAGCATGTTCGGCACCGTGCTGGCCGGAGAGGCGTGCGACCGCTTCGGTCCCCTCGCCCCGTTCCTGGCTGGCATCGCTCTGTTCACCGGTGGGCTGGTGGTGGCCGGGGTGGCGCCCACCATGCCGGTGTTCATCGCCGGGCGGGTCATCCAAGGACTCGGGGGCGCGGCCGCGATCGTCACCGCCTACGTCATCGTGGGACGGGCCTACGATCCGCGGCTCCGTCCGCGCGCGTTCGCGGTCATGTCGGCCGCCTGGGTGCTGCCCTCGATCCTCGGGCCGGCGATCGCGGGCGTCCTCACCGAGACCTGGACCTGGCGTCTGGTGTTCCTCGGCCTCGTGCCGTTCGCCATCGCACCCCTGCTCTTGGTGCTGCCGCGGCTGCGGGCTTTGCCGGCGGTCGAGCCGGCGGAGGGACGCTCCGGCCGGAAGCTGCGCGCCGCGGCCACCGCGGTCGGGGTGGGCCTCCTTCAGTACGCCGGTCAGGAGGTCGGTGAGGAGCCGGGCCAGCGGCTTCTCACCCTGGCGGCGGTCGGCGCGCTCCTGATGGCGGTGAGCCTGCCTGGCCTCCTGCCGGCCGGGACCCTGCGCTTCGCGCGCGGCCTGCCCACCGTCGTCGGCTTGCGCGGGATCTTCGCCGGCGCCTTCTTCGGCGCGCAGGCGTTCCTTCCCCTCATGCTCGTGGAGCAGGTCGGGATGTCGGTGACCACGGCCGGCCTGGCGTTGACGGTCGGATCGTTGGGGTGGTCGACGGGCTCGTGGTGGCAGGGCCGTCCGGCCACGCGCACCCCGCGGCACCGGCTGATCGTCGCCGGCGCGACGTTCGTGGCGGTCGGGCTCGTCATCGTCCTGGTGTCCGCGCAGCCCGGCCTCCCGGCGTCCCTCGCGGCGTGGCTGCCCTCGGCGGGGTGGGTGTTCGCGGGGCTCGGCATGGGCCTGGGGCTGTCGAGCCTGTCAGTGCTGCTGCTGGAGTACTCGCCGCCGCAGGACCAGGGTGCCAACGTCGCCGCCGGCCAGGTGTCGGACTCGCTGGGAAACGTTCTGCTCGTCGCGACCGGTGGGGTGATCTTCGCTTCGCTCCACGAGGCGGTCGAGGGCTGGGACGTCTACCGCGTGATCTACGCGGTGATGCTGGCGGTCGCGTGCGCCGGGATTGTCCTGGCCCGCCGGGTGCGGCCGTCGACCGCGGGCTGA
- a CDS encoding pyridoxamine 5'-phosphate oxidase family protein: MPLSVDERERFLAEPHIGSLAVARGADRPPLVVPVWYQYTPGGELWVMTGANSVKARLIRAAGQFSLLVERVEPTIRYVSVEGAVTRTEPATRAHLEEISRRYLPEEKVPGYMAMAEATHGEQVIFYMRPERWFSSDLGTV, translated from the coding sequence ATGCCCCTGAGCGTCGACGAACGTGAGCGGTTCCTCGCCGAGCCGCACATCGGCTCCCTCGCCGTGGCCCGTGGCGCGGACCGTCCACCCCTGGTCGTGCCGGTCTGGTACCAGTACACACCGGGCGGCGAGCTGTGGGTGATGACCGGCGCCAACTCGGTCAAGGCGCGGCTGATCCGGGCCGCGGGCCAGTTCAGCCTGCTCGTGGAACGAGTCGAGCCGACGATCCGCTACGTCTCGGTCGAGGGCGCGGTCACCCGGACCGAGCCGGCGACGCGCGCACACCTCGAGGAGATCAGTCGCCGCTACCTCCCGGAGGAGAAGGTGCCCGGCTACATGGCGATGGCCGAGGCCACGCATGGTGAGCAGGTCATCTTCTACATGCGGCCGGAGCGCTGGTTCTCCTCCGACCTGGGCACCGTCTGA
- a CDS encoding DUF58 domain-containing protein, producing the protein MSRDLPSGERVQVDLRRLAPERALRRLELTIVRRLEGFLHGDHLGLLPGPGSELAEARVYRPGEDDVRRMDWSVTARTTTPHVRDVIADRELETWALVDMSASMDFGTAAMEKRELAVAAVGTVGFLTQRLGDRFGGVVVRGGRVRRWPAQSGRLALYGLLRSLLTASASADGHPDDFSGTLDQMSRVYQRRGLRVVVSDFLDGAGDDPAAPLPWERAMKRLSARHQVLAVEIVDPRELELPAVGVVWLTDPETGALSEVDTNDAGLRMRYAAAAAAHRERVRTALRRCGAAHLVLRTDRDWVADTARFVLGHRRVAQRLHAPPTRGVGG; encoded by the coding sequence ATGAGTCGAGACCTGCCCTCGGGCGAGCGCGTCCAGGTCGACCTGAGGCGCCTGGCGCCGGAGCGCGCGCTGCGCCGGCTTGAGCTGACGATCGTGCGCAGGCTGGAGGGGTTCCTGCACGGTGACCACCTCGGCTTGCTCCCGGGTCCGGGCAGCGAGCTTGCCGAGGCTCGGGTCTATCGGCCGGGCGAGGACGACGTCCGTCGGATGGACTGGTCGGTCACCGCTCGGACCACCACGCCTCACGTGCGGGACGTCATCGCTGACCGGGAACTGGAGACGTGGGCGCTGGTGGACATGTCGGCGTCGATGGACTTCGGGACGGCGGCGATGGAGAAGCGCGAGCTCGCCGTCGCCGCTGTGGGAACGGTGGGCTTTCTCACCCAGCGGTTGGGCGACCGCTTCGGTGGCGTCGTCGTGCGCGGCGGTCGGGTGCGTCGGTGGCCAGCCCAGTCGGGACGCCTGGCCTTGTACGGGCTTCTCCGGTCGTTGCTCACCGCCTCGGCGAGCGCGGACGGGCACCCCGACGACTTCTCCGGCACGCTCGACCAGATGTCGCGGGTCTACCAACGGCGTGGCCTCCGCGTCGTCGTCTCCGACTTCCTCGACGGCGCGGGTGACGACCCGGCCGCCCCGCTGCCGTGGGAGCGGGCGATGAAGCGACTGTCGGCTCGGCACCAGGTGCTCGCTGTCGAGATCGTCGACCCGCGCGAGCTGGAGTTGCCGGCCGTGGGCGTCGTCTGGCTGACAGATCCGGAGACGGGAGCGCTGAGCGAGGTCGACACCAACGACGCCGGGCTGCGGATGCGGTACGCCGCGGCGGCTGCCGCGCACCGGGAGCGGGTCCGCACCGCGTTACGTCGCTGTGGCGCCGCCCATCTCGTGCTGCGGACCGACCGTGACTGGGTGGCCGACACCGCCCGCTTCGTGTTGGGGCATCGCCGGGTCGCGCAGCGTCTGCACGCTCCCCCCACGAGAGGAGTCGGCGGATGA
- a CDS encoding DUF3145 domain-containing protein produces MTTTRGVLYIHSAPSAVCAHVEWAVAGVVGMRVNLDWIAQPACVGTYRAELSWQGEPGTAATLASALRGWQQVRYEVTEEPSPGCEGARYSYTPSLGLFHAVTGPHGDILIPEDRLKAAMVRASLGEVSLEEELERLLGKPWDDELEPFRYAGEGAAVRWLHQVV; encoded by the coding sequence GTGACGACAACTCGAGGTGTGCTGTACATCCACTCAGCGCCGTCGGCGGTCTGCGCTCATGTCGAGTGGGCCGTCGCCGGCGTTGTTGGCATGCGCGTGAACCTGGACTGGATTGCTCAGCCGGCATGCGTCGGCACCTACCGCGCCGAGCTTTCCTGGCAGGGAGAGCCGGGCACGGCCGCCACTCTCGCCTCCGCGTTACGCGGGTGGCAGCAGGTTCGCTACGAGGTGACCGAGGAGCCGAGCCCGGGGTGTGAGGGCGCCCGCTACTCCTACACTCCGAGCCTCGGGCTGTTCCACGCGGTCACAGGTCCGCACGGCGACATCCTGATTCCCGAGGATCGGCTGAAGGCTGCGATGGTGCGAGCCTCGCTCGGCGAGGTGTCCTTGGAGGAGGAGCTCGAGCGTCTCCTTGGCAAGCCGTGGGACGACGAACTCGAACCGTTCCGATACGCCGGCGAGGGCGCCGCTGTGCGGTGGCTGCACCAGGTGGTCTGA
- a CDS encoding DUF72 domain-containing protein gives MPIHVGTCGWNYRHWRGVFYPPEVPQRSWLAYYAERFATVELDNSFYRLPAYETFARWRDQVPEDFVVALKASRYLTHIKRLRDPREPVERLVRHARGLGDRLGPILLQLPPTLRADAGLLAECLDAFPADVRVSVEPRHPSWWTSQVRRVLEDRQAALAWTDRLGRPLTPLWRTAGWGYLRCHEGRAVPWPRYGQAALRAWIRRIAEAFEDAAEVFVYFNNDPGGAAVLDAVAFARAANRAGRSVSRTFVER, from the coding sequence GTGCCGATCCACGTGGGCACGTGCGGATGGAACTACCGGCACTGGCGTGGCGTGTTCTATCCCCCCGAGGTTCCGCAGCGCTCCTGGCTCGCCTACTACGCCGAGCGGTTCGCCACCGTCGAGCTCGACAACAGCTTCTACCGACTGCCTGCGTACGAGACGTTTGCCCGATGGCGCGACCAGGTGCCCGAGGACTTCGTGGTGGCGCTCAAGGCGAGCCGCTACCTCACGCACATCAAGCGACTGCGCGATCCGCGAGAACCCGTGGAGCGGCTGGTCCGGCACGCGCGAGGGCTCGGCGACCGGTTGGGGCCGATCCTTCTCCAGCTGCCTCCCACGTTGCGGGCTGATGCCGGTCTGCTCGCCGAGTGTCTCGACGCGTTTCCCGCGGACGTTCGGGTGAGCGTGGAGCCGCGACACCCATCATGGTGGACGTCCCAGGTCCGGCGAGTGCTCGAGGATCGCCAGGCGGCGTTGGCCTGGACCGACCGGCTCGGCCGACCGCTGACGCCGTTGTGGCGGACGGCGGGCTGGGGCTACCTCCGCTGTCATGAGGGACGCGCGGTCCCGTGGCCTCGGTACGGCCAGGCGGCGTTGCGTGCCTGGATACGCCGGATCGCCGAGGCCTTCGAGGACGCTGCCGAGGTCTTCGTCTACTTCAACAACGATCCAGGTGGCGCGGCTGTCCTCGACGCGGTGGCGTTCGCGCGGGCGGCGAACCGTGCCGGACGCTCGGTGTCCCGGACCTTCGTTGAGCGGTAA
- a CDS encoding (Fe-S)-binding protein, translating into MVVNNRSTAWGNFDEHQPPAPELIDDCVHCGFCLPTCPTYVLWGEEMDSPRGRIYLMDLVGHGAADFDQTLVRHFDTCLGCMACVTACPSGVRYDELLESMRFQIERHHTRPWRDRAFRRAIFELFPYPGRLRLAALGGWVYQRSGLARLVRASGLRGRLPARLRALESLVPPTRLRDLLTRPPTRVAAVGERRRTVALLTGCVQRVFFSEVNAATVRTLAAEGCEVLIPRGQGCCGALSTHVGRRREAVERARHTITTFEAFDVDTIVVNVAGCGSAMKEYGRLLADDPAWADRAATFAAKVRDVTEVLAELAPRAPRHPVRARVAYHDACHLGHAQRVRAEPRAVLRGIPGLEVVDVPETEVCCGSAGVFNLLEPEAAEALGRRKVDNIRSLAPDAVVTANPGCLLQIRRHLGEHANLPLLHPVELVDASIRGRGLPGGT; encoded by the coding sequence ATGGTTGTGAACAACCGCTCCACCGCGTGGGGGAACTTCGACGAGCACCAGCCGCCGGCGCCGGAACTGATCGACGACTGCGTGCACTGCGGCTTCTGTTTGCCGACCTGCCCGACGTACGTGCTGTGGGGCGAGGAGATGGACTCCCCACGCGGACGCATCTACCTCATGGACCTCGTAGGTCACGGCGCGGCCGACTTCGATCAGACGCTCGTCCGCCACTTCGACACCTGCTTGGGCTGCATGGCCTGTGTCACCGCCTGTCCCTCAGGCGTGCGATACGACGAGCTGCTGGAGTCCATGCGGTTCCAGATCGAACGTCACCACACCCGACCGTGGCGTGATCGGGCGTTCCGGCGAGCCATCTTCGAGCTCTTCCCCTACCCCGGCCGGCTTCGACTCGCCGCGCTCGGGGGGTGGGTCTACCAACGCTCAGGCCTGGCGAGGCTGGTGCGTGCGAGCGGGCTGCGCGGCCGGTTGCCGGCTCGGTTGCGTGCGCTGGAGTCCTTGGTTCCGCCGACGCGACTGCGCGACCTGCTGACCCGACCTCCCACCCGCGTCGCCGCTGTCGGGGAACGGAGGCGCACGGTCGCTCTGCTGACCGGCTGCGTGCAGCGAGTCTTCTTCTCCGAGGTGAACGCCGCCACGGTCCGCACCCTCGCGGCGGAGGGGTGCGAGGTGCTGATCCCACGCGGCCAGGGATGCTGTGGCGCGCTCAGCACGCACGTGGGTCGGCGGCGCGAAGCCGTCGAACGGGCCCGCCACACCATCACGACGTTCGAAGCTTTCGACGTCGACACGATCGTGGTCAATGTCGCCGGGTGCGGGTCAGCGATGAAGGAGTACGGCCGCCTGCTGGCCGACGACCCCGCGTGGGCGGACCGCGCCGCGACCTTCGCCGCCAAGGTGCGTGACGTCACCGAGGTTCTGGCGGAGCTGGCGCCACGCGCCCCACGCCATCCGGTGCGGGCTCGGGTCGCCTACCACGACGCCTGTCACCTGGGCCACGCCCAGAGGGTGCGAGCCGAGCCTCGCGCGGTTCTGCGCGGAATCCCCGGCCTGGAGGTGGTCGACGTCCCCGAGACGGAGGTGTGCTGTGGTTCGGCGGGAGTCTTCAACCTGCTGGAACCCGAGGCCGCCGAAGCGCTGGGACGCCGCAAGGTCGACAACATCCGTTCGCTGGCGCCGGACGCCGTCGTGACAGCCAACCCCGGCTGTCTGCTCCAGATCCGCCGGCACCTCGGGGAGCACGCCAACCTCCCGCTCCTGCATCCGGTCGAGCTGGTCGACGCGTCGATCCGCGGGCGCGGGCTCCCTGGTGGAACGTGA
- a CDS encoding lytic murein transglycosylase: MTAVRVAVAVLAVAAVPSVPASGGAPATGGLGALGRPGDADNGRRAGAVGASGLSVDEPLRERSDAPGMLGIPGIVLDAYRNAALQLGSTDPGCRLTWQMLAGVGKVESDHARGGAVTKRGDAVRPILGPVLDGRRYAAIRDTDDGVLDGDTRWDRAVGPLQFIPSSWQVYASDGNGDGLADPQNVYDAALATARYLCEGGRDLSRRMELATALYSYNHSLPYVRAVLAWIDAYTAGRVRPDGMPDLRALGLSPPAAPVPTGAPTAAPPAPRTGPGASGAEPHPTEPDARGPDPGGPDLAGPDVSDSEDQPPTQARPVDPTTPDEPGHAAGSQAPAPSDVPAPDATSAPGDTSPDGRGDTSSERGERSQPSSSPRPTGRGPTSPKPSPITPTPEPSSPAPAPTCATTSTPTPNPTTPSPSAPTPAPTTPSSTPTATPTATPSPTPTTPSPTPSATSPTPSPTASPTTPVTPSPCARPAGDDAATHRWAVFLEALRLLVAGKPDEVRLDPDQ; the protein is encoded by the coding sequence GTGACGGCTGTGCGCGTGGCGGTGGCAGTGCTCGCGGTCGCGGCGGTCCCGAGCGTCCCCGCCTCCGGCGGAGCACCAGCCACGGGTGGGCTCGGGGCTCTCGGCAGGCCCGGCGACGCCGACAACGGACGACGGGCTGGTGCGGTGGGCGCGAGCGGGTTGTCGGTCGACGAGCCCCTCCGGGAACGGTCCGACGCACCCGGCATGTTGGGCATTCCCGGCATCGTGCTGGACGCCTACCGAAACGCGGCACTGCAGCTCGGATCCACCGACCCTGGTTGTCGGCTCACCTGGCAGATGCTCGCCGGCGTGGGGAAGGTCGAGTCCGACCACGCCCGCGGCGGTGCCGTCACGAAGCGCGGTGACGCCGTACGCCCCATCCTCGGCCCGGTGCTGGACGGCCGCCGGTACGCCGCGATTCGAGACACCGACGACGGTGTGCTCGACGGCGACACGAGGTGGGACCGTGCGGTGGGCCCGCTGCAGTTCATCCCGAGCTCGTGGCAGGTGTATGCCTCCGACGGCAATGGTGACGGACTCGCCGACCCGCAGAACGTGTACGACGCGGCGCTGGCCACCGCGCGGTACTTGTGCGAGGGCGGCCGAGACCTGTCCCGACGCATGGAGCTCGCGACAGCGCTCTACAGCTACAACCACTCGCTGCCGTACGTGCGAGCGGTGTTGGCGTGGATCGACGCGTACACGGCCGGTCGGGTGCGACCGGACGGGATGCCTGACCTTCGCGCGCTGGGCCTCAGCCCGCCCGCCGCGCCGGTTCCCACGGGTGCGCCCACAGCGGCGCCCCCCGCGCCGCGAACCGGTCCCGGCGCGTCAGGTGCGGAACCCCACCCGACCGAACCGGATGCGCGAGGGCCGGACCCGGGCGGACCGGACCTGGCGGGGCCGGACGTCTCCGACTCGGAGGATCAGCCTCCGACGCAGGCGCGGCCGGTCGATCCCACGACGCCGGACGAGCCCGGCCACGCCGCGGGGTCGCAAGCGCCGGCTCCGTCCGACGTGCCGGCACCGGACGCGACATCCGCGCCCGGTGACACGTCGCCCGACGGCCGGGGCGACACGTCGTCCGAGCGAGGCGAGAGGTCGCAGCCATCGTCGTCACCGCGGCCCACGGGACGTGGGCCGACCTCACCGAAGCCGAGCCCGATCACGCCGACACCAGAGCCGAGCAGCCCTGCCCCGGCTCCCACCTGTGCCACCACGTCGACCCCGACGCCGAACCCCACGACGCCCAGCCCGAGCGCTCCGACACCGGCGCCCACGACGCCGAGCTCGACGCCCACCGCGACCCCGACCGCGACACCCAGCCCGACGCCCACGACCCCGAGCCCGACCCCGTCTGCTACGAGCCCAACCCCGAGCCCCACAGCGAGCCCGACAACCCCGGTGACGCCAAGCCCGTGTGCGCGGCCGGCCGGCGACGACGCCGCCACCCACCGATGGGCGGTCTTCCTGGAGGCGCTCCGGCTCCTCGTGGCGGGCAAGCCGGACGAGGTGAGGCTCGACCCGGACCAATGA
- a CDS encoding pyridoxamine 5'-phosphate oxidase family protein — protein sequence MPLSVAEREQFLAEPHVGSLAVARGPNNPPLVVPTWYHYTPGGELWVMTGADSVKARLIRAAGQFSLLVERVEPTIRYVSVEGRLARVEPVTRAHLEALHRRYLPEEQASRYVRNAENDGRERIVLAMRPERWFSSDLGTL from the coding sequence ATGCCGCTCAGCGTTGCCGAACGCGAGCAGTTCCTCGCCGAACCCCACGTCGGCTCCCTCGCGGTCGCGCGCGGACCGAACAACCCACCGTTGGTGGTGCCGACGTGGTACCACTACACGCCGGGCGGCGAGCTGTGGGTGATGACCGGCGCCGACTCGGTCAAGGCGCGGCTGATCCGGGCCGCGGGCCAGTTCAGCCTGCTCGTGGAACGAGTCGAGCCGACGATCCGCTACGTCTCGGTCGAGGGCCGCCTCGCTCGGGTCGAGCCGGTCACGCGAGCACACCTGGAGGCGCTGCATCGTCGCTACCTGCCGGAGGAGCAGGCCAGCCGGTACGTCAGGAACGCCGAGAACGACGGGCGCGAGCGGATCGTGCTCGCCATGAGGCCGGAACGCTGGTTCTCCTCCGACTTGGGAACCCTCTAG